The Pseudomonadota bacterium genome includes a region encoding these proteins:
- a CDS encoding DUF3106 domain-containing protein, translating to MNAFLFRWLLTAAVTLGLWGQVQGQAWDELSEDQQAVLAPWSDEWADIDDEQRRRLIEGAERWQELSEAERARVQERLERWQAMSPEERRRMRARMERLQSLPQDVQDRVHRGLKRLDELPPEQRQRLRQRWQSMSPEERRAFLEGFAARDRLQRPAWMNQLRPIERRQLERRLRQMGPEYRRAFRQRLQQLDPPERPAFIRELLAADAAELERLLRPGGEAPEVDDRP from the coding sequence GTGAACGCGTTCCTTTTTCGTTGGCTGCTCACCGCGGCCGTGACGCTGGGTCTGTGGGGCCAGGTTCAGGGTCAGGCCTGGGACGAGCTGAGCGAGGACCAGCAGGCCGTGCTGGCGCCCTGGTCCGATGAGTGGGCCGACATTGACGACGAGCAGCGACGACGCCTGATCGAGGGCGCGGAGCGCTGGCAGGAATTGAGTGAAGCGGAGCGAGCCCGCGTCCAGGAGCGGCTGGAGCGATGGCAGGCCATGTCGCCGGAGGAGCGGCGCCGCATGCGCGCGCGCATGGAGCGCCTGCAGTCCTTGCCGCAAGATGTACAGGACCGCGTGCATCGCGGTCTGAAGCGCCTTGATGAACTGCCTCCGGAACAGCGTCAGCGACTGCGGCAGCGCTGGCAATCGATGAGCCCGGAGGAGCGTCGCGCTTTTCTCGAAGGATTTGCCGCTCGCGACCGGCTGCAGCGTCCGGCATGGATGAATCAACTGCGGCCCATCGAGCGTCGACAGCTTGAACGGCGCCTGCGGCAGATGGGTCCGGAATACCGCCGGGCATTCAGGCAGCGCCTGCAGCAGCTCGACCCGCCCGAACGGCCCGCCTTCATCCGCGAGCTGCTGGCTGCCGATGCCGCGGAACTGGAGCGACTGCTCAGACCCGGTGGCGAGGCGCCAGAAGTCGACGACCGGCCGTGA
- a CDS encoding DUF1800 domain-containing protein encodes MAASATQFHPATTSEIVRLVDRITFGASRPALEQAESMGYEAFIDWQLDNESIDDGPLEALLAEHLPTLFLSTDELAELVRDSDNPQRIFRELVTGTLIRQAFSQQQLYQRMVEFWSDHFSVAAAAGVSGLLKAVEDREVIRPLAMGRFERLLQADARSPAMLYYLDNFNSTAEGPNENYARELLELHTLGVDGGYSEADIKETARIFTGWTIRRPASFRFNPRTHDWGAKHVLGHHFAPAGEAEGTRLLNVLASHQATARHIATKLARRFVADQPPEALIEDVVDEFLASGGNTRAVLRRLLLHPITREQPALKLRRPNEFVLGVLRSLEARPDGRLLRELFEGLRSAGHVPFAWPAPDGYPDVSSYWQSTTGFLMRFNGAAGWSRRLGLRSAVLREAMRINDPPRQTEHLIGALVPEGLAPERRAVLDSYAESLPSRERPIAVAAWLLASPTAQWR; translated from the coding sequence ATGGCCGCCAGCGCTACCCAGTTCCATCCGGCCACGACCTCGGAGATCGTCCGGTTGGTCGACCGCATCACGTTCGGTGCATCCCGGCCCGCGCTCGAACAGGCCGAATCGATGGGGTACGAAGCCTTCATTGACTGGCAGCTCGACAATGAGTCGATCGACGACGGCCCCCTGGAAGCCCTGCTCGCCGAGCACCTTCCAACGCTGTTTCTGTCGACCGATGAGCTGGCCGAGCTGGTGCGCGACAGCGACAATCCGCAGCGAATCTTCCGTGAACTGGTGACCGGAACGCTCATCAGGCAGGCGTTCAGCCAGCAACAGCTCTACCAGCGCATGGTGGAGTTCTGGTCCGACCATTTCAGCGTCGCGGCCGCGGCCGGCGTCAGTGGTCTTCTCAAGGCGGTCGAAGACCGCGAAGTCATTCGCCCGCTGGCCATGGGCCGCTTCGAGCGGTTGCTGCAGGCCGATGCGCGCAGCCCGGCGATGCTCTATTACCTCGACAATTTCAACAGCACGGCAGAAGGGCCGAACGAAAATTACGCCCGCGAACTGCTTGAGCTGCACACGCTGGGCGTTGATGGCGGCTACTCGGAAGCCGACATCAAGGAAACGGCGCGCATCTTCACCGGCTGGACCATTCGCCGGCCGGCGAGCTTCCGATTCAATCCCCGCACCCATGACTGGGGCGCCAAGCATGTCCTGGGGCATCATTTCGCGCCGGCCGGCGAAGCCGAAGGCACGCGCCTGCTCAATGTCCTGGCATCACACCAGGCCACCGCACGGCACATCGCCACCAAGCTGGCGAGGCGCTTCGTCGCCGACCAGCCGCCAGAAGCGCTGATCGAGGATGTTGTCGACGAGTTCCTGGCCAGCGGCGGGAATACCCGAGCCGTGCTTCGTCGCCTGCTGCTGCACCCAATCACCCGCGAACAGCCTGCGCTGAAACTGCGTCGGCCGAATGAATTCGTGCTTGGCGTCCTCCGCTCCCTCGAGGCTCGGCCCGATGGCCGGCTGCTGCGGGAGTTGTTCGAGGGCCTTCGGTCGGCCGGGCATGTGCCGTTCGCCTGGCCGGCGCCCGACGGGTACCCGGACGTGTCGAGCTACTGGCAGTCAACCACCGGTTTCCTGATGCGCTTCAATGGTGCCGCCGGGTGGTCGCGGCGCCTGGGATTGCGCTCGGCCGTGCTGCGCGAGGCCATGCGCATCAACGACCCCCCGAGACAGACCGAGCACCTCATTGGTGCCCTGGTACCGGAGGGCCTGGCGCCGGAACGGCGGGCCGTTCTGGACAGCTACGCTGAATCCCTGCCCAGTCGTGAGCGGCCGATCGCCGTCGCCGCCTGGCTACTGGCCAGCCCAACTGCACAATGGAGATAG
- a CDS encoding DUF1501 domain-containing protein, which yields MNRRELLKLMALSGLLAGTPRWIWAANPGDPAARRLLVIFLRGGADGLGICAPLGESRYFDLRPSLALSETTALDLDGFFGLHPAAEGLKALFDTGELAIVHATGLVTAERSHFEAQAAVEQGIDSAQPMLASGWLGRYVQTLDSPAALAAVAVDSALPRSMSGSSLPLAMASLDSFRLELDETAQAALQSVYEMDSVLGPTAQSVFDAAHIIEPLAELPAGAGYPAGDLGMALADTGRLIRGGTGLTVAAVNSGGWDHHDDQAARIEPLLTELATALLAFREDIDEFWTDTTVLVHTEFGRRAAENASGGTDHGHGSLMLVAGGGIRGGQVFGEWPGLGPDELSAGEDLAVTTDYRQVLAEILVNHMGLADPVDVFGDWQPGAWLGLFAGAGASDATAGRAVRLARRP from the coding sequence ATGAACCGTAGGGAACTGCTCAAGCTGATGGCGCTCAGTGGCCTTCTGGCCGGCACCCCGCGCTGGATTTGGGCCGCCAACCCGGGTGATCCGGCGGCCCGCCGGCTGCTGGTGATCTTTCTGCGCGGCGGCGCCGACGGGCTCGGTATCTGTGCACCGCTGGGGGAATCCCGCTATTTTGACCTGCGACCCTCGCTGGCGCTTTCGGAAACCACCGCGCTGGATCTGGACGGATTCTTCGGACTGCACCCGGCCGCTGAAGGTCTGAAAGCGCTGTTTGATACCGGCGAGCTCGCGATTGTCCACGCCACCGGCCTGGTCACCGCCGAGCGCTCACATTTTGAAGCCCAGGCCGCCGTCGAACAGGGCATCGACTCCGCCCAGCCAATGCTGGCGAGCGGCTGGCTCGGACGCTATGTCCAGACGCTGGACAGCCCGGCCGCTCTGGCCGCCGTGGCCGTGGACAGTGCCCTGCCCCGATCGATGTCCGGCTCATCGCTGCCGCTGGCCATGGCCTCCCTGGATTCCTTCCGGCTGGAACTCGATGAAACGGCCCAGGCCGCGCTGCAGTCCGTCTACGAGATGGATTCAGTACTCGGTCCGACCGCACAGTCGGTATTCGATGCTGCCCATATCATCGAGCCCCTGGCCGAACTGCCTGCCGGAGCGGGCTATCCAGCTGGCGACCTGGGCATGGCGCTGGCCGATACCGGCCGCCTGATTCGCGGGGGTACCGGACTGACCGTCGCGGCGGTCAACAGCGGCGGCTGGGATCATCACGACGACCAGGCCGCACGCATCGAACCGCTGCTGACCGAACTGGCAACCGCATTGCTCGCGTTTCGCGAGGATATCGATGAATTCTGGACCGACACGACGGTGCTGGTGCATACCGAATTCGGTCGCCGGGCCGCAGAAAACGCCTCCGGCGGCACCGACCACGGCCACGGCAGCCTGATGCTGGTCGCCGGCGGCGGGATCCGGGGCGGCCAGGTGTTCGGCGAGTGGCCCGGACTGGGGCCGGATGAGCTGTCGGCCGGTGAAGACCTGGCCGTGACCACCGACTATCGGCAGGTGCTGGCCGAGATTCTCGTCAACCACATGGGCCTGGCCGACCCGGTCGATGTGTTCGGCGACTGGCAGCCGGGCGCCTGGCTGGGTCTGTTCGCCGGCGCTGGCGCATCGGATGCGACCGCCGGCCGGGCCGTCAGACTGGCTCGCCGCCCCTGA
- a CDS encoding sigma-70 family RNA polymerase sigma factor translates to MNQDHPERISEFTELLKRHSQGDTDNLYALLPMVYEELRALAGRQLARERPDHTLQATALVNEAYLRLAENSDFSWEDRRQFLLIAATVMRRVLVDYARRRHATKRPQDHQRIELESADLGEGFGSDLIALDQVLEQLAEIDQRQASIVELRYFAGLSIEDTAQTLDISESSVVREWRMARAWLERRLR, encoded by the coding sequence ATGAACCAGGATCACCCGGAGCGGATCAGCGAGTTCACCGAGCTGCTCAAGCGTCACTCGCAGGGCGACACCGACAACCTCTATGCGCTGCTGCCGATGGTCTACGAGGAGCTGCGTGCGCTGGCCGGGCGTCAGCTTGCCAGAGAACGGCCCGACCATACCCTCCAGGCCACTGCCCTGGTCAACGAGGCATATCTGCGCCTGGCCGAGAATTCCGACTTCAGCTGGGAAGATCGACGCCAGTTCCTGCTGATTGCCGCCACGGTGATGCGCCGGGTGCTGGTCGACTACGCCCGACGCCGCCACGCCACCAAGCGCCCCCAGGACCACCAGCGCATCGAGCTGGAAAGCGCCGACCTCGGCGAGGGTTTCGGCTCGGATCTGATCGCGCTGGACCAGGTGCTCGAACAGCTCGCCGAAATCGACCAGCGCCAGGCGAGCATTGTCGAACTGCGCTACTTCGCCGGACTGAGCATCGAGGACACCGCCCAGACCCTCGATATCTCCGAATCCTCCGTGGTGCGGGAGTGGCGCATGGCGCGCGCCTGGCTCGAGCGTCGCCTGCGCTGA
- a CDS encoding carbohydrate kinase family protein, giving the protein MSVLICGSLAYDNIMVFPERFKDHILPDKTHMINVAFLVPELHRNFGGTAGNIAYNLKKLGGNPLPMATVGPDFDDYARHLDRLGINQDHVRVLGEHWTAQAYITTDLDDNQITAFHPGAMNEAHCQTIPDDADIAIGIVAPDGKQAMVDHSEQFAAAGIPHIFDPGQGLPMFNGEELQRFVVNADWLAVNSYEWEMLKKKTGWRHDDITAQLDGGLIITHGGAGSELWTGDGKTDIPAVKPRQIVDPTGCGDAYRAGLLFGLERGWEPVDACRLGAVLGALKIAESGPQHHDFTVDEVADTFRSTFGRALPAA; this is encoded by the coding sequence ATGTCCGTACTCATCTGCGGCTCGCTGGCCTACGACAATATCATGGTCTTTCCGGAGCGCTTCAAGGATCACATCCTGCCCGACAAGACGCATATGATCAATGTCGCCTTTCTGGTGCCCGAGCTGCACCGCAATTTCGGTGGCACTGCCGGCAATATCGCCTACAACCTCAAGAAGCTCGGCGGCAACCCCCTGCCGATGGCCACCGTGGGCCCGGACTTCGATGACTACGCCCGCCACCTCGATCGGCTCGGCATCAATCAGGACCATGTGCGCGTGCTCGGTGAGCACTGGACCGCCCAGGCCTACATCACGACCGACCTGGACGACAACCAGATCACGGCGTTTCATCCCGGCGCCATGAACGAGGCCCACTGCCAGACCATTCCCGACGATGCCGACATTGCCATCGGCATCGTGGCGCCCGACGGCAAGCAGGCAATGGTCGATCACTCCGAGCAGTTTGCAGCCGCCGGCATTCCGCACATCTTCGACCCTGGTCAGGGCCTGCCGATGTTCAACGGTGAGGAGCTGCAGCGTTTCGTGGTCAATGCGGACTGGCTGGCGGTCAATTCATACGAGTGGGAGATGCTCAAGAAGAAGACCGGCTGGCGCCATGATGACATCACCGCCCAGCTCGACGGTGGCCTGATCATCACGCATGGTGGCGCCGGGTCGGAATTGTGGACGGGCGACGGAAAGACCGATATTCCGGCGGTCAAGCCCAGGCAGATCGTCGATCCGACCGGCTGTGGCGACGCTTATCGGGCCGGCCTGCTGTTTGGTCTGGAGCGCGGCTGGGAGCCGGTCGATGCCTGTCGGCTCGGCGCCGTACTCGGCGCGCTCAAGATTGCCGAGTCTGGACCGCAGCACCATGATTTCACGGTCGATGAGGTTGCCGACACGTTCCGTTCGACTTTCGGGCGTGCATTACCTGCGGCCTGA
- a CDS encoding DUF3619 family protein, with translation MKPRQSFEGRIRAVLDARSQSLDPAVRLRLDRVRRQALAGQRRAGPRWTWTVLAGASAAATAALMVLVLQTPQPSPSSVPSAPQTADLDLLTRGDFDVLVEDPEFYAWIAAQSELAEDAPAEEGQSG, from the coding sequence ATGAAGCCTAGGCAGTCATTCGAGGGCCGCATCCGTGCGGTGCTGGATGCGCGCAGTCAGTCGCTGGACCCCGCGGTCCGGCTGCGACTGGACCGGGTCCGGCGCCAGGCGCTGGCGGGTCAGCGACGGGCGGGGCCGCGCTGGACCTGGACCGTCCTGGCCGGCGCCAGCGCGGCGGCTACAGCGGCGCTGATGGTTCTGGTTCTGCAGACCCCGCAGCCCTCGCCATCGAGCGTGCCCAGCGCACCGCAGACCGCCGATCTCGACCTGCTCACGCGCGGCGACTTCGATGTGCTGGTCGAAGACCCGGAGTTCTATGCCTGGATCGCGGCGCAATCCGAGCTGGCCGAGGATGCACCGGCGGAGGAGGGGCAGTCGGGGTGA
- a CDS encoding RNA polymerase sigma factor, with the protein MPEERAGAEAHESLDAFLADVQARALMMARMATGNVDEALDLVQDAMTAFVRRYAERPPQQRRPLFYRMLNNRITDWYRQRARWRSRFFSGLRPSDECADGPDFAAETAPCDRPERNAADGEFGLALERALERLPTRQRQVFLLRAWEGLDVGETARALGISAGSIKTHYFRALASLRQALEAYDDRHEA; encoded by the coding sequence ATGCCGGAGGAGCGGGCGGGTGCCGAGGCTCACGAGAGCCTCGATGCGTTCCTGGCCGATGTCCAGGCACGCGCGCTGATGATGGCGAGAATGGCCACCGGTAACGTCGACGAGGCGCTGGACCTGGTACAGGATGCGATGACCGCGTTCGTAAGGCGCTACGCCGAGCGTCCGCCGCAACAGCGCCGCCCGCTGTTTTACCGGATGCTCAACAACCGCATTACCGACTGGTATCGGCAGCGAGCGCGCTGGCGCAGCCGGTTTTTCAGCGGCCTGCGGCCGTCCGACGAATGCGCGGATGGGCCTGATTTTGCTGCTGAAACAGCGCCGTGCGATCGGCCGGAGAGGAATGCCGCTGACGGCGAGTTCGGTCTGGCCCTGGAGCGGGCGCTCGAGCGGCTCCCGACGCGACAGCGGCAGGTGTTTCTGCTGCGCGCCTGGGAAGGTCTCGACGTGGGTGAAACCGCGCGTGCGCTCGGCATCAGCGCGGGCAGCATCAAGACACATTATTTTCGGGCGCTGGCGTCATTGCGTCAGGCCCTGGAGGCATATGATGACCGACATGAAGCCTAG
- a CDS encoding serine/threonine protein kinase, whose amino-acid sequence MKQSKDDYQRAKAIANAALDCTGRAREAFVEQACAGRPALAEEVRWLIEAAEDDTADDSPERFQAATREVLSEVSLQAPLPRDYRLQQRLGAGGTGVVYLAERADGDLRQRVAFKLLQLTEQPDEALKQRFATERRILSTLNHPCIAHLIDGGLTTEGRPFMATEYVDGLPIDRWCDEHSASLEQRLELFEKVCSAVDYAHRHMVIHRDIKPANILVTAEGEPKLLDFGIARLLKAGDGGERGTAACAEAMTLAHASPEQVEGRGLSTATDVYSLGTVLYQLMTGVRPFDHVEKAGELPAAIRAGRFPPPRQLGGVCAVGAIPRDIEAIVLRAMALRPEQRYGSVRELSDDIRRFVEHRPVLARGGGLVYRFRRLAWRQRWAMAAVIALGLLLAVFLVDRENQLRRIAWERDRAEAVTAFMDSMFAGADSLPSRGNEVTVREILDLGRNRLNDGDSGSPAGTGSIHLALGRAYNALGLGGQALPLLQQAQQMLTPRIPPGEQALVQSEIAAALDSAGRATEAIEADRRAIELFEASPQTRHEDVLRARIRKLRNHANVLDQPLDDTVAGLIAIITALESDPGASGELLLEARAALVAAYVVQGEAEPAMRVAAAARSLAERLYDDNDPRRLRGRYVFATAQTLVDPEAAIDTYEALIRDHERLIGPSQRLANTIGNFGVALSRAGRDEASLAAFDRAAQMIERVAGRDHYLYRLSVANLAALYLRRSQPERAEALVREVLAGLEQRAERFGGVETVYRASALDILGGALTLQGRLGEAAETYRSALELVRGGERVERPELAAALADKLSEVERQLAEDGIE is encoded by the coding sequence TTGAAGCAGTCGAAGGACGACTACCAGCGCGCCAAGGCCATTGCCAACGCGGCGCTGGATTGCACCGGCCGTGCGCGCGAGGCGTTTGTCGAACAGGCCTGTGCCGGTCGGCCGGCGCTTGCCGAAGAAGTGCGATGGCTGATCGAGGCTGCTGAAGATGACACGGCCGACGATTCACCGGAGCGTTTTCAGGCCGCCACGCGCGAGGTGCTCAGCGAGGTTTCGCTGCAGGCGCCGCTGCCGCGCGACTACCGCCTGCAGCAACGGCTCGGCGCGGGTGGGACCGGCGTGGTCTACCTGGCTGAACGTGCCGACGGCGACTTGCGCCAGCGGGTGGCGTTCAAGCTGCTGCAGCTCACCGAACAGCCCGACGAGGCGCTCAAGCAGCGTTTTGCGACCGAGCGCCGCATCCTGTCGACGCTCAATCATCCCTGTATCGCGCATCTCATTGACGGCGGCCTGACCACCGAGGGCCGGCCATTCATGGCCACCGAGTACGTCGATGGCCTGCCGATCGATCGCTGGTGCGACGAACATTCGGCCTCCCTGGAGCAGCGGCTTGAGCTGTTCGAGAAGGTGTGTTCGGCGGTTGACTATGCGCATCGGCACATGGTCATTCATCGAGACATCAAGCCGGCCAATATTCTGGTTACTGCCGAGGGCGAGCCCAAGCTCCTCGATTTCGGTATTGCCCGTCTCCTCAAGGCCGGCGATGGCGGCGAGCGCGGTACTGCAGCGTGTGCCGAGGCCATGACCCTGGCCCATGCCAGTCCGGAGCAGGTCGAGGGCCGCGGGCTGAGTACCGCCACCGACGTCTATTCGCTTGGCACCGTGCTGTATCAGCTGATGACCGGGGTCCGGCCGTTTGATCATGTCGAAAAGGCCGGCGAGCTGCCGGCGGCCATTCGTGCCGGCCGTTTTCCGCCACCGCGCCAGCTCGGTGGCGTCTGCGCGGTGGGCGCAATCCCGCGCGATATCGAGGCCATTGTGCTCAGGGCCATGGCGCTTCGGCCGGAGCAGCGCTATGGCTCGGTGCGTGAGCTGTCCGACGATATTCGCCGCTTCGTCGAGCATCGGCCGGTGCTGGCGCGCGGCGGCGGGCTGGTCTATCGTTTTCGGCGCCTCGCCTGGCGACAGCGCTGGGCGATGGCGGCAGTGATTGCCCTGGGTCTGCTGCTGGCGGTTTTTCTGGTCGACCGTGAAAACCAGCTGCGGCGAATTGCCTGGGAACGGGATCGCGCCGAGGCGGTCACGGCGTTTATGGACTCGATGTTTGCCGGCGCCGACTCGCTGCCGTCGCGCGGCAACGAAGTGACCGTGCGCGAAATTCTCGACCTGGGCCGAAACCGGTTGAATGACGGCGATTCGGGCAGCCCGGCCGGCACAGGCTCGATTCATCTTGCGCTGGGCCGGGCCTACAATGCGCTCGGTCTGGGCGGGCAGGCGCTGCCGCTGCTGCAGCAGGCGCAGCAGATGCTGACGCCCCGGATCCCGCCAGGCGAGCAGGCGCTGGTCCAGTCGGAGATTGCCGCCGCGCTGGACTCGGCCGGACGCGCGACCGAGGCGATTGAAGCCGACCGCCGGGCCATCGAGCTGTTCGAGGCCTCACCGCAGACGCGGCACGAAGACGTGCTGCGCGCGCGCATCCGCAAGCTGCGCAATCATGCCAACGTGCTCGACCAGCCGCTCGACGACACCGTGGCCGGTCTCATCGCGATCATTACCGCTCTCGAATCCGATCCGGGTGCTTCAGGCGAGCTGCTGCTCGAGGCACGCGCCGCGCTGGTTGCAGCCTACGTGGTCCAGGGCGAAGCCGAGCCGGCCATGCGCGTTGCCGCGGCCGCCCGATCGCTGGCGGAGCGGCTTTACGACGACAATGACCCGCGTCGTCTGCGCGGTCGCTACGTTTTCGCAACGGCCCAGACCCTGGTTGATCCCGAAGCCGCGATCGATACCTACGAGGCACTGATTCGCGATCACGAGCGCCTGATCGGACCCAGCCAGCGCCTGGCCAACACGATTGGCAACTTCGGCGTGGCGCTCTCGCGCGCCGGCCGGGACGAGGCCAGCCTGGCCGCGTTTGATCGCGCCGCGCAGATGATCGAGCGGGTTGCCGGTCGGGATCACTACCTGTACCGCTTGTCAGTGGCCAACCTGGCCGCGCTTTACCTGCGTCGCTCGCAGCCCGAACGCGCCGAGGCGCTGGTGCGTGAAGTGCTTGCCGGGCTCGAGCAGCGCGCCGAGCGCTTTGGCGGCGTTGAAACCGTCTACCGCGCATCGGCGCTGGATATTCTCGGGGGGGCGCTGACCCTGCAGGGTCGACTCGGGGAAGCGGCCGAAACCTATCGATCTGCGCTGGAGCTGGTGCGCGGCGGCGAACGCGTCGAGCGTCCCGAACTGGCGGCAGCGCTCGCCGACAAGCTCTCCGAGGTCGAACGCCAGCTGGCCGAGGACGGCATCGAGTAG
- a CDS encoding DUF533 domain-containing protein: MPDTHERDSALLTIALYAAFADGSKHAAEREEIRRIAESLAAENAPDLRALYQDVLLERVSLAEVAGRLDDPGEKHLAYEMAVGVCDADGRMSDGERRFLDRLKGLLGMDSDQAEVIEHEAEQLVELTEAAAPAVAMQSSAPAGPAVNTPQIDEAALDKSILNYSILNGALELLPQSWASMAIIPLQVRMVYSIGREYGVELDRGHIKEFLATLGVGMTSQYLEQFGRKLIGGLFRSAGGRGIGRLGGAATGMAFSFATTYALGHVARRYYAGGRQMSTALLKSTFDELLGSAREKQGEFMPQIEQRAQNLDMSQVMGLVRGGEPV; encoded by the coding sequence ATGCCCGACACGCACGAGCGCGACAGCGCACTTCTGACCATCGCCCTGTATGCCGCTTTCGCCGATGGCTCCAAGCACGCCGCCGAGCGCGAGGAAATTCGCCGTATTGCCGAGTCTCTCGCCGCGGAGAACGCGCCGGACCTGCGCGCGCTCTACCAGGACGTGTTGCTCGAGCGCGTCAGCCTGGCCGAGGTTGCAGGCCGGCTCGACGACCCCGGCGAGAAGCATCTGGCCTACGAAATGGCGGTGGGTGTATGCGATGCAGACGGCCGCATGAGTGACGGGGAGCGGCGTTTTCTAGACCGGCTCAAGGGGCTGCTTGGCATGGATTCGGACCAGGCCGAGGTGATCGAGCATGAGGCCGAACAGCTTGTCGAGCTGACCGAGGCGGCCGCTCCCGCGGTCGCCATGCAGTCGTCGGCGCCAGCCGGCCCGGCGGTCAATACTCCGCAGATCGACGAGGCCGCGCTCGACAAATCGATACTCAACTACTCGATTCTCAACGGCGCACTGGAACTCCTGCCGCAGTCATGGGCCTCGATGGCGATCATCCCGCTGCAGGTTCGCATGGTCTACTCGATCGGCAGGGAATATGGCGTCGAGCTTGACCGTGGCCACATCAAGGAGTTTCTGGCGACCCTCGGAGTCGGCATGACCTCTCAGTATCTCGAGCAGTTCGGCCGCAAGCTGATCGGCGGGCTGTTCCGCTCGGCCGGCGGCCGGGGCATTGGCCGGCTTGGTGGTGCGGCTACCGGCATGGCGTTTTCCTTCGCCACGACCTATGCCCTGGGCCATGTGGCCAGACGCTACTATGCCGGCGGTCGGCAGATGAGTACCGCACTGCTCAAGTCCACCTTCGATGAGCTGCTCGGCTCGGCCAGGGAGAAGCAGGGCGAGTTCATGCCGCAGATCGAGCAACGGGCGCAAAACCTGGACATGAGCCAGGTGATGGGACTGGTCAGGGGCGGCGAGCCAGTCTGA